In Allorhodopirellula heiligendammensis, one DNA window encodes the following:
- a CDS encoding RNA polymerase sigma factor translates to MAAHKAVEGAIGDVCGANETDDPSEMIARAVDEHQRSLLSYAGGILRDPVAAQDAVQETFLQLCRKARQVASSDEPPTLAEFAARLAPWLFTVCRTRVIDMQRKKTPQSFATRRGFDEQGDSAPEAAVMDPGPTPADAALASEEHRRVADSIGSLTPKQREILQLRMQAGLSYREIADVTGLTTSNVGFHLHQAVASLRDQLVTA, encoded by the coding sequence ATGGCGGCCCACAAAGCTGTTGAGGGTGCTATCGGCGACGTCTGCGGTGCAAACGAAACCGATGACCCGAGCGAAATGATTGCTCGCGCCGTCGACGAGCATCAGCGCAGCCTGCTGTCGTACGCTGGCGGCATCCTACGGGACCCAGTCGCCGCTCAGGACGCGGTGCAAGAAACTTTCTTGCAGTTGTGTCGCAAAGCCCGCCAAGTCGCTAGTAGTGACGAACCCCCGACATTGGCCGAGTTTGCCGCCCGACTGGCACCCTGGTTGTTCACGGTCTGCCGAACGCGAGTGATTGACATGCAACGCAAAAAAACACCTCAAAGCTTCGCCACGCGGCGCGGCTTCGACGAGCAGGGCGACAGCGCCCCCGAAGCCGCGGTGATGGATCCTGGTCCCACCCCAGCGGACGCCGCCTTGGCCAGTGAAGAACATCGCCGCGTGGCCGACTCGATCGGCTCACTGACTCCGAAGCAACGCGAGATTTTGCAGCTTCGCATGCAAGCCGGGCTGAGCTATCGCGAGATCGCGGACGTCACCGGCCTGACCACCTCCAACGTCGGCTTTCATCTTCACCAAGCGGTCGCGTCCCTGCGAGATCAACTCGTGACCGCCTAG
- a CDS encoding VWA domain-containing protein — MSTTNPYWDDPRITAYVMNELSPTETAEFEAEMQQQPLLAKAVDEARRVTEQLSGFYAAMPAPMLDADRRDEITGAAAPAVKPRVGGASTGLRIALWAVAASILMLAVAVPMWQMQTVQTASTSVSDETPSLELETARSSNELITDAEVTRGPQPTEFRSMESASVVETASVEVAEQEKMAVMESGMRTSGGPEPAAATRSLKTARGVAPPSAPLAAESARGEIAKKEVDLPAAGAAVKEKPARLSRVMGMDEYGMDAEAMEEMSMDADMDGAMMGVGGEATRLQTLGRNADSIDLAMPMPMETRLTDQGTGPGSPGDKFSPLDENEFRRVSEHPLSTFSIDVDTASYAKVRSYLQSNQLPRPDAVRIEEMVNYFDYDYTGPTAIDGESSDPFAAAMTATICPWNPEHRLVRVGLQAKSLTEQERPQCNLVFLIDTSGSMSQPNKLPLVIEGLKVLLDELRDDDRVAIVVYAGSAGLVLDSTPVEERQRILRSLTQLQAGGSTNGGAGLQLAYATAREHLLKGGVNRVILCSDGDFNVGMTGTDALVREARTQAKSGIDLTVLGFGMGNHNDAMMEKISNDAEGNYAFVDTIAEARKVLVDQLAGTLVTVAKDVKIQIEFNPAVVSSYRLIGYENRLLAKEDFNDDTKDAGEIGAGHQVTALYEIVPAGVEVDAVAPPVDPLKYQPNASTESEKEPATEESAQDKPLSDEVLTLKLRYKAPQGETSKLMTRVLTDSQTPFDQADADFRFATSVAAFGMLLRNSPFVGSWTYENVERAAENSMGSDPHGLRTEFVGLVKTAENLIVRE; from the coding sequence ATGTCCACAACCAATCCATACTGGGACGATCCACGCATCACGGCGTACGTGATGAACGAGCTGTCGCCCACCGAGACGGCCGAGTTTGAAGCCGAGATGCAACAGCAACCGCTTTTGGCAAAAGCAGTTGACGAAGCGAGACGCGTAACAGAACAACTCTCGGGATTCTACGCAGCGATGCCGGCGCCCATGCTCGACGCAGACCGTCGCGATGAAATCACGGGGGCCGCTGCACCCGCCGTTAAGCCTCGAGTCGGTGGCGCGAGCACAGGGCTACGAATCGCTTTGTGGGCGGTCGCCGCGTCGATCCTCATGCTCGCCGTCGCGGTCCCAATGTGGCAGATGCAAACGGTACAGACCGCGAGCACTTCGGTTTCCGACGAAACGCCGTCCCTGGAACTGGAGACTGCACGGTCCAGCAATGAGTTGATCACTGACGCCGAAGTGACACGGGGGCCTCAACCAACCGAATTCAGGTCGATGGAGTCTGCATCGGTCGTCGAAACCGCATCGGTCGAGGTCGCCGAGCAAGAAAAGATGGCAGTGATGGAGTCTGGCATGCGAACCTCTGGCGGCCCCGAGCCGGCAGCGGCTACTCGGAGTTTGAAGACTGCCCGAGGTGTTGCCCCTCCCTCAGCTCCCCTCGCGGCTGAGAGTGCACGTGGTGAGATCGCTAAAAAGGAAGTGGACTTGCCTGCCGCAGGCGCAGCGGTCAAAGAAAAACCTGCACGCCTCAGCCGAGTGATGGGCATGGATGAATATGGTATGGATGCAGAGGCGATGGAGGAGATGAGCATGGATGCAGATATGGACGGCGCCATGATGGGCGTCGGCGGTGAAGCCACGCGTCTCCAAACCTTAGGACGTAATGCCGACAGTATCGATCTAGCGATGCCTATGCCCATGGAGACCAGGCTGACCGACCAGGGTACTGGCCCAGGTTCACCGGGCGACAAGTTTTCCCCGCTTGACGAAAATGAGTTCCGTCGTGTTTCCGAGCATCCTCTGAGCACGTTCTCCATCGATGTCGATACGGCGAGCTACGCCAAGGTTCGCAGCTATCTGCAGAGCAATCAACTGCCACGTCCCGATGCGGTCCGGATCGAAGAGATGGTCAACTACTTCGATTATGACTACACCGGTCCCACTGCGATCGATGGCGAATCGAGTGATCCGTTCGCTGCAGCGATGACCGCGACGATCTGTCCCTGGAATCCGGAACATCGGCTCGTACGAGTTGGCCTGCAAGCGAAAAGTCTGACCGAGCAAGAACGTCCCCAATGCAACCTCGTGTTCTTGATCGATACCAGCGGTTCGATGAGCCAACCGAATAAACTGCCATTGGTGATCGAGGGCCTCAAGGTGCTACTGGACGAATTACGCGATGATGACCGTGTCGCAATCGTCGTATATGCGGGCTCGGCCGGCTTGGTACTCGATTCGACGCCTGTTGAAGAGCGACAGCGTATTCTCCGGTCCTTAACGCAATTGCAGGCTGGCGGTAGCACCAATGGCGGTGCGGGGCTGCAACTGGCCTACGCCACTGCTCGGGAGCATTTGCTCAAGGGTGGCGTCAACCGCGTGATCCTGTGCAGTGACGGTGACTTCAACGTCGGTATGACTGGTACCGACGCGTTGGTGCGTGAGGCCAGAACGCAGGCTAAGTCGGGCATTGATCTGACCGTGCTCGGCTTTGGAATGGGCAACCACAACGACGCGATGATGGAAAAAATCTCCAACGACGCTGAAGGCAATTACGCGTTTGTCGACACGATCGCCGAGGCACGAAAAGTGCTCGTTGATCAGTTGGCTGGAACACTCGTGACGGTCGCCAAAGATGTGAAGATTCAAATTGAATTCAATCCGGCGGTGGTTTCGTCATACCGACTGATTGGCTACGAAAACCGCCTGCTCGCCAAGGAAGATTTCAATGACGATACCAAGGACGCGGGCGAGATTGGTGCCGGCCATCAGGTGACGGCTCTGTACGAGATTGTTCCCGCAGGCGTCGAAGTTGACGCCGTCGCACCTCCCGTCGATCCGCTGAAGTATCAACCCAATGCTTCGACGGAGTCAGAAAAGGAACCGGCGACCGAGGAATCTGCCCAGGACAAACCACTGAGCGACGAGGTATTGACCCTAAAACTACGCTACAAGGCGCCGCAAGGTGAGACTAGCAAGCTGATGACGCGAGTGCTCACCGATTCGCAGACTCCGTTTGATCAAGCAGACGCGGATTTCCGATTCGCCACCTCGGTGGCCGCGTTTGGGATGCTGCTGCGAAACAGTCCATTCGTGGGCTCATGGACCTATGAAAACGTCGAGCGAGCGGCCGAAAACTCCATGGGTTCGGACCCTCACGGACTTCGCACCGAATTTGTCGGATTAGTGAAAACGGCTGAGAACTTAATCGTCAGGGAGTAA
- a CDS encoding DEAD/DEAH box helicase, whose translation MTLAHRIAVTPLGHLHLVAGTDEDVAYGVAAELPVKLVKTFKESPAAGLSYSVSSRADGPLPAPLQFWRAFANRYFTALRRSNSTGGGDWRSPEPPDAATLKEILAEAPPMLGLEYASPETLVELWDLLDEHTSVQAKRRKGGLAAYLHSLRPEWNLHGRVTFHLAENKKNPERPFAFLATYTSSETTGATPRHVPLSEALKASISSGNSEQLDALLTPVSRAAEACPAIAKLLDSKALFSPQAWGISQAFEFFSSVPQIEDSGVIVRIPDWWNASRPPRPQVTVRVGSKQQARLGSESLDLDVGITLDGQPLSDDELEQLMAAREGMTLLRGKWVQVDADHLQSALQQWKDLRDAHASGIGFLEGMRLLAGAAITGDDVDESVQPWTRIEAGDWLRETLGKLRSPNGKVEITENSHLRATLRPYQSDGVAWLYFATQLGLGVCLADDMGLGKTIQVISLLLHLKYPGGSETRGTAKTQRQGKTKGASKVAAKAQQSRPSLLILPTSLLGNWQREVERFAPDLNMLVAHRSNLDADTLKRIAANPTAELAPYDLVATTYGLARRQKWLTEIDWNLVILDEAQAIKNSGAAQTKAIKKIPGRGRILLSGTPVENHLGDLWSLFDFCAPGLLGTAAAFKRFVNAKDEDARAQRLASVRKLIQPYVLRRMKTDPQIVPDLPQKTEMRVDCGLTRVQTTLYKAVTDDLKDSLEVASGIQRRGMVLGALMQLKQICNHPALHLKQSDFSPDDSGKFSELRTIAETLIEKQEKMLVFTQFQSMCGPLADYLSGIFEREGLVLTGKTATKKRSQLVNEFQAETGPPFFVISVKAGGTGLNLTAASHVVHFDRWWNPAVEDQATDRAFRIGQRRNVLVHKFVCRGSLEEKIDDMIRDKKALSRELFGAQGKDEMQLTEMNDAQLLDFVSLDLNKATA comes from the coding sequence ATGACACTCGCCCATCGTATCGCCGTGACGCCGCTAGGGCACCTTCATCTCGTCGCGGGCACGGACGAAGACGTCGCCTACGGGGTCGCGGCAGAATTGCCCGTGAAACTGGTTAAAACCTTCAAAGAGTCCCCCGCGGCGGGACTAAGCTATTCAGTCTCCTCACGTGCCGATGGTCCACTGCCCGCGCCGCTACAGTTCTGGCGTGCCTTCGCCAATCGGTATTTTACAGCTCTCCGGCGCAGCAATTCGACGGGTGGCGGGGATTGGCGGTCGCCTGAACCGCCCGACGCCGCGACCTTGAAGGAGATTCTGGCCGAGGCACCACCCATGCTGGGCTTGGAATACGCCAGTCCCGAAACGCTCGTCGAACTGTGGGATCTCCTCGATGAGCACACGTCTGTTCAGGCGAAACGACGCAAAGGTGGTTTGGCGGCGTATTTGCATTCGCTACGCCCCGAGTGGAACCTGCACGGTCGAGTGACGTTCCACTTAGCCGAGAACAAGAAAAACCCTGAGCGTCCGTTCGCCTTTCTGGCAACGTATACGAGCAGTGAGACGACCGGCGCGACACCGCGTCATGTCCCACTTTCGGAAGCACTCAAGGCATCTATCTCCAGCGGCAATTCGGAGCAACTCGATGCGTTGCTCACGCCCGTCTCACGGGCGGCGGAGGCATGTCCAGCCATCGCGAAGCTGCTCGACTCCAAAGCTCTGTTTTCACCCCAGGCGTGGGGCATATCCCAAGCGTTTGAGTTCTTCTCCAGCGTGCCACAGATCGAGGATTCGGGCGTCATCGTCCGGATTCCCGACTGGTGGAACGCCTCTCGACCGCCACGACCGCAAGTCACTGTGCGGGTGGGTTCGAAGCAGCAAGCCAGGCTCGGTAGTGAGTCGCTCGACCTGGACGTGGGCATCACCCTCGATGGTCAGCCGCTGAGTGATGACGAGCTCGAACAGTTGATGGCCGCTCGCGAGGGCATGACTTTGCTGCGTGGGAAATGGGTGCAGGTCGACGCGGATCATTTGCAATCCGCCCTGCAGCAATGGAAAGATCTTCGCGACGCTCATGCCTCCGGGATAGGTTTCCTCGAAGGTATGAGATTGCTCGCAGGAGCGGCGATCACTGGTGACGACGTTGATGAATCGGTGCAGCCTTGGACACGGATCGAGGCCGGCGACTGGCTCCGCGAAACGCTGGGGAAACTGCGCAGTCCTAATGGCAAAGTAGAAATTACGGAGAACTCTCACCTGCGAGCAACCCTGCGTCCCTACCAGTCCGATGGTGTCGCTTGGCTATATTTTGCGACGCAATTGGGACTCGGTGTTTGTCTCGCCGATGACATGGGTCTGGGAAAAACAATTCAAGTCATCTCGCTGTTGCTACACCTGAAATATCCAGGTGGATCCGAGACCAGAGGAACGGCCAAGACGCAGCGTCAAGGAAAAACAAAGGGTGCGTCCAAAGTTGCTGCGAAGGCCCAGCAAAGCCGCCCGAGTTTGTTGATTCTACCCACCTCCTTGCTCGGCAATTGGCAGCGTGAGGTTGAACGCTTTGCCCCTGATCTGAACATGCTGGTCGCTCATCGCAGCAACCTCGATGCTGATACGCTCAAACGAATCGCGGCCAATCCCACCGCCGAACTGGCCCCGTACGATCTCGTGGCAACCACCTACGGACTGGCGCGTCGTCAAAAATGGTTAACGGAGATAGATTGGAATCTCGTTATCTTGGACGAGGCGCAAGCGATCAAGAACTCCGGTGCAGCACAAACAAAGGCAATTAAAAAGATTCCAGGTCGTGGACGGATCCTGCTGTCCGGCACGCCGGTGGAGAATCATCTTGGCGATCTGTGGTCTCTATTTGATTTCTGCGCCCCTGGTCTGCTCGGTACCGCAGCCGCGTTCAAGCGTTTTGTGAATGCAAAAGACGAGGATGCACGCGCGCAACGGCTCGCCAGCGTCCGCAAATTGATTCAACCCTACGTGTTGCGGAGGATGAAGACCGATCCGCAAATCGTGCCAGATCTACCGCAGAAAACCGAAATGCGAGTTGATTGCGGACTGACCCGGGTGCAGACAACGTTGTACAAGGCCGTTACCGACGATCTTAAAGATTCCCTCGAGGTTGCTAGCGGGATCCAGCGTCGAGGGATGGTGCTGGGGGCGCTGATGCAGCTCAAACAGATTTGCAACCACCCCGCGTTGCATCTCAAACAGTCGGACTTCTCACCGGACGATTCGGGCAAGTTCTCAGAGCTTCGGACGATTGCTGAGACGCTGATCGAGAAGCAAGAAAAGATGCTTGTCTTCACACAGTTTCAGTCGATGTGTGGACCGCTTGCCGACTACCTCTCAGGTATTTTCGAGCGTGAGGGTTTGGTGCTTACCGGGAAAACGGCAACAAAAAAACGTAGCCAATTGGTCAATGAATTCCAAGCTGAGACGGGGCCACCGTTTTTTGTGATTTCGGTCAAAGCGGGTGGTACAGGGCTGAATCTCACGGCCGCCTCGCACGTGGTGCATTTTGATCGTTGGTGGAACCCCGCGGTGGAGGATCAAGCTACGGATCGAGCGTTTCGGATCGGCCAAAGACGCAATGTCCTCGTCCACAAGTTTGTCTGTCGTGGTTCACTCGAAGAGAAAATAGATGATATGATTCGCGACAAGAAAGCACTCAGTCGCGAATTGTTTGGTGCCCAGGGCAAAGACGAAATGCAGCTGACCGAAATGAACGATGCGCAACTTCTCGATTTCGTGTCGCTCGATCTCAACAAGGCAACCGCGTAG
- a CDS encoding FG-GAP repeat domain-containing protein, translating to MRSTVPANATPSDNRTLLAVCSAWLVSTLLGAPVYAVDFTPRVLDAHPGKVVYAVTIADINSDGADDIVCVTESRVLCYEAPDWRARVLLDGVTQTDNVCVAPLDIDRDGHVDLALGAGWPTQGGTIQWLSRGENIDDPWQLYPITSEPWTHRMRWADVLGKGEPQLVVSPLNASVHPGGVRLLALEIPGDPRVDRWKPTLLNSDLNRMHNHWCVAPDELGMPTVSNEQRPVTLTASVEGISVISPDPDAQHNYRRLTLLPGADGDEPSQRGVGEVKLGQLADGTKFLATIEPMHGTHAVVYLLQGALTDKSPERTVLTDKLLGGHAVWCADIDRDGSDEIVVGYRDANPAVGILLYDRQHDGSWTEQRVGNEVACEDLVVEDVNGDGWPDIIAGGRATHNLVLYLNRGGRTQPIREHE from the coding sequence ATGCGATCGACAGTACCTGCCAATGCAACCCCGTCTGACAACCGTACGCTGCTGGCGGTGTGTTCCGCATGGCTGGTATCAACGCTACTGGGAGCCCCTGTCTACGCAGTCGATTTCACCCCGCGAGTCCTCGACGCTCACCCCGGAAAAGTCGTCTATGCCGTGACAATTGCCGACATCAATAGTGACGGTGCGGACGACATCGTGTGCGTGACAGAAAGCCGCGTGTTGTGCTACGAAGCTCCAGATTGGCGGGCCCGCGTGCTACTCGATGGCGTGACTCAAACTGACAATGTGTGCGTTGCGCCACTGGATATTGACCGGGATGGCCATGTTGATCTAGCACTCGGTGCCGGTTGGCCCACCCAAGGTGGAACAATTCAGTGGCTCTCACGTGGCGAGAATATTGACGATCCTTGGCAACTCTATCCCATCACTTCCGAACCATGGACACATCGGATGCGATGGGCAGATGTGCTCGGTAAAGGTGAGCCACAGCTGGTCGTCTCGCCGCTCAATGCGTCGGTTCACCCTGGGGGTGTACGTCTACTGGCGTTGGAGATTCCTGGCGATCCCCGCGTTGATCGCTGGAAGCCCACTCTCCTCAACAGCGATCTCAATCGGATGCACAACCATTGGTGTGTCGCGCCCGATGAACTTGGCATGCCAACTGTATCCAACGAGCAGCGTCCGGTAACTCTGACGGCCAGTGTGGAGGGGATCTCAGTGATATCGCCCGATCCTGATGCACAGCATAACTACAGACGTCTGACGTTGTTGCCAGGTGCTGACGGCGATGAGCCATCACAGCGAGGTGTGGGCGAAGTCAAACTGGGGCAACTGGCCGATGGCACCAAATTCCTCGCAACGATCGAACCGATGCACGGCACCCACGCGGTGGTCTACCTCCTCCAAGGTGCGCTGACGGACAAATCGCCCGAGCGAACGGTCTTGACCGACAAACTGCTCGGTGGTCATGCCGTGTGGTGCGCGGACATTGATCGCGACGGTAGTGACGAGATCGTCGTTGGCTACCGTGACGCCAATCCCGCGGTCGGCATCCTGCTGTATGATCGCCAGCACGATGGCAGTTGGACGGAGCAGCGCGTCGGGAACGAAGTCGCTTGCGAGGATCTGGTGGTTGAGGACGTCAACGGTGACGGCTGGCCCGATATTATCGCTGGCGGTCGGGCGACTCACAACTTGGTGCTGTATCTCAATCGCGGCGGCCGGACGCAACCCATTCGCGAACACGAATGA
- a CDS encoding redox-sensing transcriptional repressor Rex, whose product MNPPISAGHPDGAGSNEIVRTDLSTPAVGRLSLYFRELHRLLDAGQTSTNSRDLAAMVNVSAAVVRRDLSSIGSVGRRGVGYDVASLADHIGVVLGSGVHWKAVMIGVGFLGNALLRYRGFERLGFSLAAAFDTDPTKIGGVVGNTKILPMDQLEPVLRELKPELAILAVPSEQAKEVAAQVVALGIQGILNFAPTTLRVSSAVAVINVDLASELQQLAFRIQNA is encoded by the coding sequence ATGAATCCACCAATCTCAGCTGGGCACCCGGATGGAGCTGGTTCCAATGAAATCGTTCGTACGGATTTATCCACTCCGGCCGTCGGGCGGCTGAGCCTTTACTTTCGCGAACTACATCGCTTGCTCGATGCTGGGCAAACGTCGACGAACAGTCGCGACTTAGCGGCGATGGTAAACGTCTCGGCTGCCGTCGTCCGACGGGACCTCAGTTCGATTGGGTCGGTGGGCCGGCGTGGTGTGGGGTACGATGTCGCATCACTTGCTGATCATATCGGGGTCGTTTTGGGCAGCGGCGTGCACTGGAAGGCCGTGATGATCGGGGTCGGGTTCCTCGGCAATGCTCTACTCCGCTATCGCGGGTTCGAGCGACTCGGATTTTCGCTGGCTGCTGCATTCGATACCGACCCGACCAAGATTGGTGGCGTCGTTGGGAATACAAAGATTTTGCCCATGGACCAACTCGAACCGGTACTGCGGGAACTGAAACCCGAACTGGCAATCCTCGCCGTACCAAGCGAACAAGCGAAAGAGGTGGCCGCCCAAGTCGTGGCGTTGGGCATCCAAGGAATCCTGAACTTCGCTCCCACCACGCTGAGAGTTTCCTCGGCAGTAGCCGTCATCAACGTGGACCTCGCCAGCGAGCTGCAGCAGCTCGCTTTTCGCATTCAGAATGCCTGA